AAGCCAGTTAGTTGCAGCGCTCGTTTTCGTGGCCGCTCACGCAGTCGCCGGCTCAACTCGCGGCCGCGGCGCAGCAGTTCGCTTGGCAGGCTGGGCAGGGAGACCACGCTCCGGAACGCGTCGCACACCTCCCTGAACTCCCTCCAGCGGCTGCCTGCCTCCCAAGGGGAATCCCCAGGGGGAAAAAAGGCGAGATTCCTCGCCCATCCGCTCCATCAGGAGCACCGCCAGCAGCTTCGCGTAGATCCAGCTGCGCACGGCATCCGGATCCCGGTTCGGCGCGTTTCCGGCATCGAAAAGCGACTTCAGGCGCTTGAATCCCAGTTCGATCTGCCACCGCGCCCGGTAGAGCTCCAGCACGTCCGCCGCCGCAAGATCATCCAGTCCCGGCGTCGCGAGCACGAAGATGTACTCGGCGAGTTCCAGCGTTTCCTGCCGGGGCGTGTGGCCCTTCTTGCGGGCCGCCTTCTGCATTCGCTCCTTCGCGGCCCGGGCTGCGCTCGCGCTCTTACGCACCGCGCAGAGCCGCGCCGCGTATTCACGGCCGTGAGCCTGGAAGCGAACGGGCCACGAGCCCGCCTCATGCTCATGGAGCGTGCGCATCGTGGCCAGCAGATCCAGCCGGCCGCCGTGCTCGTCGA
This region of Longimicrobium terrae genomic DNA includes:
- a CDS encoding IS4 family transposase, producing MIARFLPAGWRELARTTGALKRVRRVPDADVLLRLVFLYAASGLSLQQASARAAAAGLAQLSNVALMKRMRTAEPWLRALTERTFAENWRGASPELSGGRRLKIADATHVRVSGSSGTDWRLHYVLSLPTLACDFAEVTDAGGGETYSRVPVQPGDVILGDRGYCHREGVAHVRDHGGDVVVRLNASSFPLLDEHGGRLDLLATMRTLHEHEAGSWPVRFQAHGREYAARLCAVRKSASAARAAKERMQKAARKKGHTPRQETLELAEYIFVLATPGLDDLAAADVLELYRARWQIELGFKRLKSLFDAGNAPNRDPDAVRSWIYAKLLAVLLMERMGEESRLFSPWGFPLGGRQPLEGVQGGVRRVPERGLPAQPAKRTAAPRPRVEPATA